In a single window of the Candidatus Omnitrophota bacterium genome:
- the rpsD gene encoding 30S ribosomal protein S4, producing the protein MARRTSASCRLCRREGEKLFLKGTKCTSDKCAVVKREYAPGQHGQMRRRKPSNYAIQLREKQKAKRIYGILERQFANYFKKAEKAKEPTGEVLFQLLERRLDNVIFRANFAESRAKARQIVGHRFVKVNGRKVNIPSCLIKKGDKIELTGNEEQKKAFNETWKILEERIMPEWMDVSGDNLSIEIKRLPTKAEIGIPIEESLIVELYSK; encoded by the coding sequence ATGGCAAGAAGAACATCAGCATCCTGTCGGCTCTGCCGGAGAGAGGGTGAGAAGCTTTTCCTTAAAGGGACCAAGTGTACAAGTGATAAATGCGCGGTCGTCAAAAGGGAATACGCGCCAGGCCAGCACGGTCAGATGCGTCGAAGGAAACCTTCTAACTATGCTATTCAGCTCAGGGAAAAACAAAAGGCCAAGAGGATATACGGCATTCTGGAAAGGCAGTTCGCCAATTATTTCAAAAAGGCCGAAAAGGCCAAAGAACCAACAGGTGAAGTTCTTTTCCAGCTGCTCGAGAGGAGGCTCGACAACGTTATTTTCAGGGCTAATTTCGCCGAATCACGCGCCAAGGCCCGCCAGATAGTGGGGCATAGGTTCGTCAAGGTGAACGGGCGCAAAGTGAATATCCCGTCATGCCTGATAAAAAAGGGTGACAAGATTGAGCTTACGGGGAATGAGGAGCAGAAAAAGGCTTTTAATGAAACGTGGAAAATACTCGAAGAAAGGATCATGCCCGAATGGATGGATGTTTCGGGTGACAACCTTTCAATAGAGATCAAGAGGCTGCCGACGAAGGCTGAGATTGGCATACCGATAGAAGAAAGTCTCATCGTTGAGTTGTATTCGAAGTAA
- the rpsK gene encoding 30S ribosomal protein S11, whose amino-acid sequence MQKKAKTRRRKKITKKLSSGKIFVNATFNNTIVTVTDPKGEVLCWSSPGIVGFKGSRKSTPFAASIAAKDAVKKAKAHGMKEVDIVVRGPGSGKESAARSIRTEGLFVKNITDLTPTPHNGCRHKKRRRV is encoded by the coding sequence GTGCAGAAAAAAGCGAAAACAAGAAGACGTAAAAAGATAACCAAGAAGCTTTCAAGCGGAAAGATCTTCGTTAACGCGACTTTTAACAATACCATAGTGACGGTTACCGATCCCAAGGGGGAAGTGCTTTGCTGGAGTTCTCCCGGCATAGTAGGGTTCAAGGGCTCAAGGAAATCTACTCCGTTTGCCGCAAGCATCGCCGCAAAGGATGCCGTGAAAAAGGCCAAGGCCCACGGCATGAAAGAAGTGGATATTGTTGTAAGGGGTCCGGGTTCCGGGAAGGAAAGTGCGGCCAGGAGCATAAGAACCGAAGGGCTCTTCGTCAAGAACATAACGGATCTAACGCCTACACCCCACAATGGTTGCAGGCACAAAAAGCGCAGAAGAGTATAA
- the rpsM gene encoding 30S ribosomal protein S13 gives MPRIIGIDIPKDKRIEIALTYIFGIGRSKSNQILKEAGVDPNKRAKDLEDQEVTTITHIIQEKYQVEGDLRRMYASNIKRLMSIGTYRGLRHKRSLPARGQRTKTNSRTRKGPKRTIGAFKDKAARSALKGGK, from the coding sequence ATGCCCAGAATAATAGGAATAGATATACCCAAAGATAAACGCATAGAGATAGCTCTTACATACATATTCGGCATCGGAAGGAGCAAATCCAACCAGATACTGAAGGAAGCGGGGGTCGATCCCAACAAGAGAGCCAAGGACCTGGAAGACCAAGAGGTGACGACCATAACGCACATTATACAGGAAAAGTATCAGGTAGAGGGTGATCTCAGGCGGATGTACGCTTCCAATATCAAGAGATTGATGAGCATTGGCACTTACAGGGGCCTAAGGCATAAAAGGAGCCTGCCGGCGAGGGGGCAGAGGACCAAAACGAATTCCAGAACAAGAAAAGGGCCCAAGCGTACCATAGGAGCTTTTAAGGACAAAGCCGCCAGGAGCGCCCTCAAGGGCGGCAAGTAG